The proteins below come from a single Puniceicoccales bacterium genomic window:
- a CDS encoding sigma-70 family RNA polymerase sigma factor, with protein sequence MSSIEIIKPGPLDISTADVILNGEVLEEKDVVARAQCGDVAAFEALVKKYRERLYSVVYHLLSNASDAADLTQDIFIKAFRSVHKFKGQSAFFTWLYRIAINMTMSHLRKHKTNRFLALEQFDESALPKDVVEKITLENPTEKSAYLLELRKALNESLQKLSNEHRLAVVLFEIEGLSHGEIAEIMGCSPGTVRSRLHYAKLELQAYLEDFIK encoded by the coding sequence GTGAGTAGCATAGAAATAATAAAGCCTGGTCCTCTGGATATTAGCACTGCGGATGTAATTTTGAATGGCGAAGTTCTTGAGGAAAAGGATGTGGTAGCCAGAGCCCAATGTGGCGATGTGGCTGCCTTTGAAGCTTTGGTGAAGAAATATCGCGAGAGATTGTATTCGGTGGTGTATCATTTATTGTCAAATGCCTCTGATGCAGCGGACTTAACCCAGGATATTTTTATAAAAGCTTTTCGCTCTGTGCATAAATTTAAAGGTCAGTCTGCCTTTTTCACTTGGCTATATAGAATAGCAATTAACATGACCATGTCCCATCTTCGGAAGCATAAAACCAACAGATTCTTGGCTCTAGAACAGTTCGATGAATCTGCATTACCAAAAGATGTGGTCGAAAAAATTACCTTGGAAAATCCGACTGAAAAAAGTGCTTATCTTTTAGAATTACGAAAAGCACTGAACGAATCTCTCCAAAAATTGTCTAATGAACATAGATTGGCTGTTGTGTTGTTTGAAATCGAAGGATTATCCCATGGAGAGATTGCAGAAATAATGGGCTGCTCTCCGGGTACAGTTCGGTCCAGGTTGCACTACGCCAAACTTGAATTACAGGCATATTTAGAGGATTTTATCAAATGA